Genomic window (Fusarium oxysporum f. sp. lycopersici 4287 chromosome 11, whole genome shotgun sequence):
ggacaacgccaagaaggagatccCCGATCTTTACAGCAAGCACAACGACAAGGTTGGGGGTGCTTCTGCTCATCTTTACTCTGCCGTCTACTATGAAAATGGGGAGCTTGTTGACGGAAACCTGTACAACGAGTACAAGAAGTTCCTCACAGACCTTATTGGAAGCGAGCCCGAGGATCACCACTAcactgaggctgctgagacCGTTCCTGAGGAGGATCTGTTCGAAGACAAGTGGGACCATGATGCGGTGAGCGGCGGTTTTGTCGTTGAGAACTCTGGTGGTGGCGGTGCTGATACCAGTATCTTCTTCATTACCATTGAGAGACAGCGCACCAGCGCTCAGCTACCTGGCCGCCGTTAGGTTTGGTTGCCGCCTAGTATGAAGATTTTGTAACGCTCTTACGCCTTCATTCTTGTACCCATCCATTACATCAGATAGAACCTATGTCAGCTTCGTATCCACCAATctatcatcttcatctccaacttgCCTCCTCTCCAGATGAAGCCGTTTTCCCTCTATGAGGTTCAAGATATGTTCTTGATAGATGAGAGAATGTTAAGTCGTTACTGGTCTCTGAAAGATTTCATCTATGATCATGTGCTGAATTCAAAGCTAGCTTGTGATAAATATGCCCCAAAAAGATACCATTATGCTATATGTCGGCTACCATAGCCTATTCATTCCTTCGTTGAATGCCCAGACATTCAAGGAATGGTCCATCATGGCAGGCTACCAGGTATGCTTGCTCTGTGGTAGACTCATTAGTATGCTTAATCTTGCACCAGGAAGGCACAGCAAAAGTATCACGCGCCTCCCACTTGAACGTCATCGTCTCTCCTGTCGGCGTCACAAGCTCAGTCCGACCCTTTCCTTCATAGCAGTGGTAGAGATATGACTGGCTTTCTTGTGACTCTACCGTGGCACCAGGGCCCAATCTCTCGGCTTGAACACCGAGGAATGTTGACAGAGGCTTTCCGCTGGAGAGCTTATAGTGATAGATGGAGTAGTCGCTCTTGTCAGAGTTGAGTTCTTTCTCAACGGGAGCCCATGGGAATCGGAACTCGCAAGGGTCACAATGCCTGATGCCGTTAGCAAAGATGAAATTAATTATGTAAGGTATGAAGATACTCACTCGCTAGGATATCGTGGGTCAGAGTAGCCCTCAGCAAAGTGAACTGGAGCAAAGCGGAACAAAGGCAGGTTCAACATATCCAACCAGACTACTGGCTTATCACTCTCGTTGCCATGGTCATGCCAGTGCCAGATCGGTGTGATGACAACATCGCCTCTAACGAGAGGcatcttcttgccctcgaCTGCGGTGAAACCTTCGCcatcgatgatgaagcgAGCTGCGAAGGCAAGATGTCTGTGTGCTGGCGCTGTCTCGCCAGGATTGACGATCTGAAGACCTCCATAAATAGTGTCTGTTGTGTATGGTGATTCTAGAAATGTCAGTCAGATAAGTTCAGTAGTATGACTGATGTACTCACGCATGCTGGGGTTCACTAGCATCAGAACTCGTCGCTCAGCTTTCTCCTCTGGCACCAACTTGGCCGCTGTCTTTAGATGAGGCAAGGCTTCTCTGTATGTCCACATATGTGGTTTCGCTGTGGGGTTTGGTGTCGGCGGCACCATCATGCTCATCTGTGACCAAAGGGGCTCCAAGTTCTTTGATGGTAGTTCGCTGAGATACTGCTTCATCTCTGGCGAGTCGCCATCCGAGGGGCCCGAATCCACTGTGCTAGTATAGTTTCCCATTATTTCTGTGACTTCTGCAAAGAGTATAAAATGAGGTTGAGATTATCTTTGACCTGGTTTGTGACTCGCGAGTGTCGTGAGTCTTCTGGGGATAAATAACGATTGATATGGCTTTCGAGTGGATAACAATCGTAAAATCCCCAGATACGAGCAAAGCTGGGGAAATAGCACCGATAGGCAACAGAATTGCTACAACAGTCACATTGTGCCGCGTCTAATCAATCATCCACAACAGCCGAAGTCAATATCCGTCCTCCGGGTTCACTCCGGTGGGATCCGGGCTTTGGCCTTCCGGCCGGACCGCGCTATGACTGGCCACAACAGTGgatctcaacaccaacgctCTCCGACAATCATCACACCTTTTAGAAACAACTATAACAGGTAGGATACAACCTTTACGATGATACGACAATGAGAATAGCCAGTATCGCATCGTCATTGTATCGCAGAAATTTCACATCGTCATTTTCTCGCACAATGTCTTCAACAACTTGGAACCGCCTCATCCGCTTTGTCGATGACAACGGAAATGAGACCTTTGGAGACCCTGTCGTTGAGAATGACAAGGACTTTTCTGAGAAGTTAGCCAAGAATGGCCTATGGGCTGTTGAGTACAAGGGTCAGAGTCCTGTGGCGCAACTCACCAAGGGTGACAAGGTGCATGTCAAGGCTGTAAAGGAGCTTCTGCGACCGGCTGATGTGCCTATTATCCGATGCATTGGCCTTAACTACATCAAGCACAGTAAGTGATGCAGTACCCATTGTATGGGGGTATACTAACTTGAGCGATTAGTCAAGGAAGGTGGCCGAACACCGCCGCCTTATCCCTCATTGTTCATCAAGCCCTCAACCTCCATTGCTGGCTTCAATGAGGATGTTCCCATTCCTAAGATCGCCCAAGATGGCACAATAGACTACGAGGGAGAGTTGGTAGGTTTTACATGCTTTTCCATCTACACACAGATCTAATCAATATTTCAGGGCATTGTGATTGGCAAGTCTGGCAAGAACATCACCAAAGAAGACGCTCTCTCCTACGTAGCAGGCTACGTCGTCTCCAACGACGTCTCCGCTCGAGCATGGCAACGAgaccccaagaaggccgGCGGTGTTCCCCAGTGGTGCTTCAGCAAGGGTTTCGACAAGTTCGCCCCCATTGGACCTCTTCTCGTCTCTCCTGCTGTTGTTGGCAACGCTTCCAAGCTGCACTTGAGAACAACTGTCAACGGTGAGGAGAGACAAAGCGAGGGTACGAATGATCTTCTTTTCGGGGTTGAGGAAATTGTCAGCTTCATCAGCCAAGGCACAACACTTGAGGCTGGAACTGTTGTTCTCACAGGAACACCGTGTGGCGTCGCCATGGGAATGAAGGAGCCTAAGTATCTtaatgatggtgatgttgtggAGGTTAGCATCACCGAGTTGGGAAgtgtcaagaacaagatggTGTTCGAGTAATAGGTAGATTAAAACATGGTATTTGGGTAATAGACATAGAAGCAACTTTTCCATTGTGTTATTCGTTCAAAAGCTCCCAAACTCCCTGAATATCGTTCAGCCATGACATATCATTTACATCCAAGTTAAAAGCCGCAAGTTCCTGAGGATTGAAGTCCGGTATCGGGGTTTGGAACTCTTCAGCAAGTTGCTGAACCAGATCAGGGACCTCCATGTTTGTCATCGGTTGCTGAGGGAGGCCTGGGTTATTCCCTTCTCCGGGTCTGCTGTTGTTCCCCGTCTCACGTCCTGGTGAGCCACGAGGCGTCGCTTGCAAGATCTTTGATGAAAGAATATGTAAAGCCGCCACGCATCTACGGGGAGACTGGCCGAATTGCTCATGAGCCTTGAGCACTGAGATAGCTTGACCCCAAGATCTTCCGATTTCCGCGGCCGAAAAAGCATCTGGTCGAAGTTTGGCAGCGATCAGCACTGTAGCAGCGGAGTAGATATAGTATACTCGATACCACCATGCCGGAAGCAGACCAACAGTGCTATCTAGTGTTTGGTGCTTCACCAGAGTGTTGATCATGTTCTGAGCTGTCGTGACGCAGAACATCGCGCCCTGTTGAACGACCCGAGCTTGCAAGTTGTCGTCCATGGGCTTCTTATCTTGGGGAGATTGGGTGAGACAGAATCTGGATAGGACTGGCCTTAGCAACAGGATACGCGCGTGGAGGAATCTGTTCGTAAGTTAGTCGCCATGGACAGCGGTGAAAGTGGAAGACGCGTACCTCATGCGAAGGATCACGGCTTGTCGACGTGCTATCTCGTCCTTATTTAACTCCAACAACTCCCATCTTAGATGATCTGGTAGCTTTGATTGCCATCTGCTGATACAGCGATCCAATTGCACCACTCTATCGaggtcttcatcctcaacgTCCAAGCCCTCAAGGTCAAAGTGGGATTCCTTCTCTTTTGGCCGATTGCCCTGTGAGCCGTCGTAGAAGGCAATCATGGTCTTGTGGATAATCTCGTAAAGTCGCACTGATCTCACGAAGAAGCTGTAATATTCCAAGCCTTGCATTCCATTCTGGGCGTTTGAAGTTTCAGCTGGCAACGGTACATTCTTTGCAGGATGCTGGGAGATCATGGCAGGGCGACCATGGGTCACAGACACCATGCTGGCTGAGTTAGGTTCACTGGGTGTCGAGATGCAGTCAAGGTCACTTACCGATCCATCAGAACACATCCATACCATATCCTGCGCAACAGCTCTCGCTCACCAGGATCTGAGCGATTCGCCGACGTCTCGGGCAGGTGAAGCCCTAACCCTTGAGCCATCCTGATGGCGGAGCCAATAACCATCCATGTCTGATGAGGATTATATGTACTCTGAAGATACTGGCTCGTTACTAGTAGGCACTGCACCAGTTCAAGAGATCCAGGCTCCCAGGGACTCATAGGCAACAGCTCCTGGGCCCTCTGGAAGTAGGTCTCACTCGACTGTTC
Coding sequences:
- a CDS encoding gentisate 1,2-dioxygenase gives rise to the protein MGNYTSTVDSGPSDGDSPEMKQYLSELPSKNLEPLWSQMSMMVPPTPNPTAKPHMWTYREALPHLKTAAKLVPEEKAERRVLMLVNPSMQSPYTTDTIYGGLQIVNPGETAPAHRHLAFAARFIIDGEGFTAVEGKKMPLVRGDVVITPIWHWHDHGNESDKPVVWLDMLNLPLFRFAPVHFAEGYSDPRYPSEHCDPCEFRFPWAPVEKELNSDKSDYSIYHYKLSSGKPLSTFLGVQAERLGPGATVESQESQSYLYHCYEGKGRTELVTPTGETMTFKWEARDTFAVPSWCKIKHTNESTTEQAYLVACHDGPFLECLGIQRRNE
- a CDS encoding 5-carboxymethyl-2-hydroxymuconate isomerase; its protein translation is MRIASIASSLYRRNFTSSFSRTMSSTTWNRLIRFVDDNGNETFGDPVVENDKDFSEKLAKNGLWAVEYKGQSPVAQLTKGDKVHVKAVKELLRPADVPIIRCIGLNYIKHIKEGGRTPPPYPSLFIKPSTSIAGFNEDVPIPKIAQDGTIDYEGELGIVIGKSGKNITKEDALSYVAGYVVSNDVSARAWQRDPKKAGGVPQWCFSKGFDKFAPIGPLLVSPAVVGNASKLHLRTTVNGEERQSEGTNDLLFGVEEIVSFISQGTTLEAGTVVLTGTPCGVAMGMKEPKYLNDGDVVEVSITELGSVKNKMVFE